A window from Temnothorax longispinosus isolate EJ_2023e chromosome 1, Tlon_JGU_v1, whole genome shotgun sequence encodes these proteins:
- the Srrm1 gene encoding uncharacterized protein Srrm1 isoform X3, whose amino-acid sequence MMYTGTTASQDTRFSDKEKKLLKQMKFGDSLTQKVDMSKVKLDVLKPWITTKITQILGMEDDVVVEFVYNQLDEKFPDPRKMQINLTGFLNGRNARSFMCELWDLLVSAQESVTGIPAAFLQQKKDQIKKKLEEQEKLQASLAEKEKEKEREKEKDDADSKVKKEEKDRGSSKERRRDRSRDRDRDRSKRSRSRDRHRDRDRSSRKRRSVSRSPSKNSKDNGKDMLEVKVEREDSPQPDNAIPLMPVKTKPEAAVAISRLQAKLMSIADGKKKNNRTPSPESLEKSARKSRSGSPLFEPSRSKKSKSKSPSRDSKTRRSRSPVSKSRRSRSKSRSRRSRSKSRRSKSRSQDRTKSKRSKSKSPRSRSRSRSKKSRSKSEDRSKSRKSRSDSSDSRSSKSRSKSPEKQKDTGESNRKRDGSTSSSSESEEKDAKDKNDFEIRKKKDGVQAKRSYRKTNKDDSGSDSDSSRERKSAPKRRSPSPRKDRGRSKDRDRNRSRDRSRDRSQDRSRDRSRERSRDRNRRRSLDRDRDRRRERERERERERERLDRYSGSRSMRPPSVRRPPNRRSSPPRRSPARYRRRSPSPEDRRRRRSLDRRRRSSERRDRRRSPDRRGSRRRSPDGRDRSSRYDRSSSRDRSSRRDRSRERRDKDRRSRSKDRRSRSKDQRSSVDRSRDGKRSPDRAKGTKDKAKDRKVDEKTKRPPDTGSRKELRNGRSKSSSSESSESSSSSNEDESLRKSIERKTPQEKREREREHTDDAKKKEKEKTVKEEPAKRPEKEIKKIEPVAAKKPEPSVSPKKLQATSLPVTRHRFSKSLSRTPSPFKKTEDIVAIAKIKMTIKEDTKDESPMKVVDINFTAADAFPLKKDEKSLKTTKLVTEDKKSTQKPLEPPSKKPVEMAKKTKREKRDGSTDSEDSDGEGKRKVKKIEKSKKSKKASTDEDKSDKSKAGSSSDSEDDRKHSDKNKKARDTSRTDSVDDRNKDRKDSRKREVAENDSRKRSRKEIEEELKKSKRSRKDSSSGEEEQKSKRSRNEDDRSRSRKSKKDSSSDEEPKKVKKRRETSSDDEKSKSRKSRKDSTSEDETKSKSKKSKRDSSSEDDELGDKDSKKKKKVDDSSDDEKVKKKRKKKAKTSTSESEESEVEEKKKKKEKKHKKHKKHKKHRKHKKKKVADSDESDVSEVTPNFS is encoded by the exons ATGATGTACACA GGGACAACTGCTTCGCAGGACACCAGGTTCAGCGACAAGGAGAAGAAGCTTCTAAAGCAAATGAAGTTTGGAGATTCATTGAcacaaaaa GTGGATATGAGCAAAGTGAAACTTGATGTGCTTAAGCCATGGATAACGACGAAGATCACGCAGATTCTGGGAATGGAAGACGACGTGGTGGTAGAGTTTGTGTATAATCAACTTGACGAGAAG TTCCCTGACCCCCGAAAAATGCAGATCAACCTGACAGGCTTTCTCAACGGTAGGAATGCCCGTTCTTTCATGTGTGAATTATGGGACCTTTTGGTCTCTGCTCAAGAAAGTGTTACGGGCATTCCCGCGGCATTCTTGCAACAAAAAAaggatcaaattaaaaaaaaattg GAAGAGCAAGAGAAGCTTCAAGCATCGTTggcggagaaagagaaagaaaaggagcgTGAAAAGGAAAAGGATGACGCTGATAGTAAAGtgaagaaggaagagaaagatagaggCTCATCGAAGGAGCGTAGAAGAGATCGAAGTAGGGATCGTGATAGAGACAG gaGCAAAAGGAGTAGATCGCGGGATCGACACAGAGATCGCGATCGATCGAGTCGTAAGAGAAGATCTGTTTCGAGGTCGCCGAGTAAAAATTCGAAAGATAACGGAAAAGATATGCTCGAGGTTAAGGTCGAACGAGAAGATTCGCCGCAACCGGACAATGCTATACCTCTGATGCCAGTTAAAACCAAGCC GGAAGCTGCAGTAGCAATATCAAGATTGCAAGCCAAGTTGATGAGCATTGCTGAtggaaagaagaagaacaaTCGCACACCGTCACCAGAATCGTTGGAAAAATCAGCAAGGAAATCGCGATCTGGATCGCCGTTGTTCGAACCGAGTCGTTCGAAGAAATCTAAATCGAAGTCACCTAGTCGGGATTCGAAGACACGTCGATCACGATCGCCTGTTTCGAAGTCGAGACGATCTCGTTCCAAGTCGAGATCTAGGAGATCTCGATCTAAATCCCGGAGATCAAAGTCGCGCTCGCAGGACCGTACCAAGTCCAAGCGGAGCAAATCCAAATCGCCGAGATCACGATCACGATCGCGATCCAAGAAGTCTCGATCTAAGAGCGAGGACAGAAGCAAGTCGAGAAAATCGAGGTCCGACTCGAGCGACTCGAGATCCTCCAAGTCCCGCTCGAAGTCTCCGGAGAAACAGAAGGACACTGGAGAGTCCAATAGAAAACGCGACGGTAGTACTAGCAGCAGCTCTGAATCCGAGGAGAAAGATGCGAAGGATAAGAACGACTTCGAGATACGAAAGAAGAAGGATGGCGTGCAAGCTAAAAGATCCTACAGGAAAACCAACAAAGATGATAGTGGCAGTGATAGCGACTCTAGTCGGGAGAGAAAATCCGCTCCTAAGCGAAGAAGTCCTTCGCCGCGTAAGGATAGGGGTCGATCTAAAGACAGAGACAGAAACAGATCACGAGATAGATCACGAGACCGATCGCAAGATAGATCGCGAGATAGATCACGTGAAAGATCACGAGATAGAAACCGAAG GAGATCATTGGACCGGGATCGCGATAGGAGGCGGGAGCGAGAACGcgaaagggagagggaaagggagagattGGACCGATACAGCGGCAGCCGCAGCATGCGACCACCTTCGGTGCGCAGACCGCCTAATAGGCGCAG CAGTCCACCACGCAGAAGTCCGGCGAGATATCGTCGTAGGTCACCGAGCCCCGAGGACAGACGTCGCAGGAGATCGCTGGATCGTCGAAGACGGTCATCGGAGAGACGTGACAGGCGCCGTTCGCCCGATCGACGTGGAAGCCGACGTCGTTCGCCGGACGGACGGGATCGATCGAGCAGGTACGATAGATCTTCCTCACGCGACAGATCGAGTAGGCGGGATCGCTCCAGAGAACGACGGGATAAGGATCGTCGATCTAGATCTAAGGATCGTAGATCGAGATCTAAGGATCAGAGATCATCGGTGGATCGTTCGAGAGACGGGAAGCGGTCTCCCGACCGTGCCAAGGGTACCAAGGATAAGGCAAAGGACAGGAAAGTGGATGAGAAAACTAAAAGACCGCCTGATACAGGATCGCGAAAAGAATTACGAAATGGCCGGTCTAAGTCGAGTAGCTCGGAAAGTAGCGAGAGTAGTTCCTCTAGCAATGAGGACGAATCACTTAG AAAATCAATCGAGCGCAAAACGCCGCAGGagaagcgagaaagagaacgtGAACATACGGATGATGccaagaagaaagagaaagagaaaacggTGAAAGAAGAACCTGCTAAGCGACCggagaaagaaattaagaagATAGAACCTGTTGCTGCGAAAAAGCCCGAGCCCAGTGTTTCCCCCAAGAAACTTCAAGCTACTTCACTACCTGTTACCAGACATAGA TTCTCGAAGAGTTTGTCGCGTACACCTTCGCCGTTCAAGAAGACCGAAGACATTGTGGCAATAGCCAAAATTAAAATGACGATTAA AGAAGACACTAAGGATGAATCACCAATGAAGGttgtagatattaattttactgctGCAGACGCTTTCCCTCTAAAGAAAGATGAAAAGTCTTTGAAAACAACGAAATTAGTAACAGAAGACAAAAAGTCTACTCAAAAGCCGTTGGAACCTCCATCCAAGAAACCTGTAGAAATGGCTaaaaagacaaagagagaaaaacgtGATGGTTCTACAGATAGTGAAGATAGCGATGGTGAag gcaagagaaaagtgaaaaagatagaaaaatcgAAGAAGTCAAAGAAAGCTTCGACGGATGAAGATAAATCTGATAAGAGCAAAGCTGGATCGAGCTCAGACTCTGAGGATGACAGAAAGCATtcagataaaaacaaaaaagctAGAGATACTAGCCGAACCG ATTCAGTGGATGATCGTAATAAAGATAGAAAGGATAGTAGGAAACGCGAGGTTGCTGAGAATGATTCGCGAAAGCGTTCAAGAAAGGAAATAGAGgaagaattgaaaaaatcaaaaagatCACGAAAGGACTCTTCTTCGGGTGAAGAAGAGCAGAAATCTAAAAGAAGTAGAAATGAAGATGATAGATCAAGATCTCGGAAATCAAAGAAAGACTCTAGTTCTGACGAAGAAcctaaaaaagtgaaaaagagGAGGGAGACATCATCAGACGATGAAAAGTCTAAGTCGCGAAAGTCCAGAAAAGATTCGACAAGTGAAGACGAAACTAAATCAAAATCAAAGAAATCTAAACGAGATTCCAGCTCAGAAGATGATGAACTTGGAGATAAAGAttcgaagaagaaaaagaaagttgaCGACAGTTCGGATGACGAAAAGGTGAAAAAGAAGCGTAAGAAAAAGGCAAAAACCAGCACCAGCGAATCGGAG GAAAGCGAAGtcgaagagaagaagaaaaagaaggagaaaaaacaCAAGAAGCACAAGAAGCATAAGAAGCACAGAAAgcacaagaagaagaaggttGCGGATTCAGATGAATCTGATGTAAGTGAAG TGACTCCTAATTTCTCCTAG
- the Srrm1 gene encoding uncharacterized protein Srrm1 isoform X4, whose product MMYTGTTASQDTRFSDKEKKLLKQMKFGDSLTQKVDMSKVKLDVLKPWITTKITQILGMEDDVVVEFVYNQLDEKFPDPRKMQINLTGFLNGRNARSFMCELWDLLVSAQESVTGIPAAFLQQKKDQIKKKLEEQEKLQASLAEKEKEKEREKEKDDADSKVKKEEKDRGSSKERRRDRSRDRDRDRSKRSRSRDRHRDRDRSSRKRRSVSRSPSKNSKDNGKDMLEVKVEREDSPQPDNAIPLMPVKTKPEAAVAISRLQAKLMSIADGKKKNNRTPSPESLEKSARKSRSGSPLFEPSRSKKSKSKSPSRDSKTRRSRSPVSKSRRSRSKSRSRRSRSKSRRSKSRSQDRTKSKRSKSKSPRSRSRSRSKKSRSKSEDRSKSRKSRSDSSDSRSSKSRSKSPEKQKDTGESNRKRDGSTSSSSESEEKDAKDKNDFEIRKKKDGVQAKRSYRKTNKDDSGSDSDSSRERKSAPKRRSPSPRKDRGRSKDRDRNRSRDRSRDRSQDRSRDRSRERSRDRNRRRSLDRDRDRRRERERERERERERLDRYSGSRSMRPPSVRRPPNRRSSPPRRSPARYRRRSPSPEDRRRRRSLDRRRRSSERRDRRRSPDRRGSRRRSPDGRDRSSRYDRSSSRDRSSRRDRSRERRDKDRRSRSKDRRSRSKDQRSSVDRSRDGKRSPDRAKGTKDKAKDRKVDEKTKRPPDTGSRKELRNGRSKSSSSESSESSSSSNEDESLRKSIERKTPQEKREREREHTDDAKKKEKEKTVKEEPAKRPEKEIKKIEPVAAKKPEPSVSPKKLQATSLPVTRHRFSKSLSRTPSPFKKTEDIVAIAKIKMTIKEDTKDESPMKVVDINFTAADAFPLKKDEKSLKTTKLVTEDKKSTQKPLEPPSKKPVEMAKKTKREKRDGSTDSEDSDGEGKRKVKKIEKSKKSKKASTDEDKSDKSKAGSSSDSEDDRKHSDKNKKARDTSRTDSVDDRNKDRKDSRKREVAENDSRKRSRKEIEEELKKSKRSRKDSSSGEEEQKSKRSRNEDDRSRSRKSKKDSSSDEEPKKVKKRRETSSDDEKSKSRKSRKDSTSEDETKSKSKKSKRDSSSEDDELGDKDSKKKKKVDDSSDDEKVKKKRKKKAKTSTSESEESEVEEKKKKKEKKHKKHKKHKKHRKHKKKKVADSDESD is encoded by the exons ATGATGTACACA GGGACAACTGCTTCGCAGGACACCAGGTTCAGCGACAAGGAGAAGAAGCTTCTAAAGCAAATGAAGTTTGGAGATTCATTGAcacaaaaa GTGGATATGAGCAAAGTGAAACTTGATGTGCTTAAGCCATGGATAACGACGAAGATCACGCAGATTCTGGGAATGGAAGACGACGTGGTGGTAGAGTTTGTGTATAATCAACTTGACGAGAAG TTCCCTGACCCCCGAAAAATGCAGATCAACCTGACAGGCTTTCTCAACGGTAGGAATGCCCGTTCTTTCATGTGTGAATTATGGGACCTTTTGGTCTCTGCTCAAGAAAGTGTTACGGGCATTCCCGCGGCATTCTTGCAACAAAAAAaggatcaaattaaaaaaaaattg GAAGAGCAAGAGAAGCTTCAAGCATCGTTggcggagaaagagaaagaaaaggagcgTGAAAAGGAAAAGGATGACGCTGATAGTAAAGtgaagaaggaagagaaagatagaggCTCATCGAAGGAGCGTAGAAGAGATCGAAGTAGGGATCGTGATAGAGACAG gaGCAAAAGGAGTAGATCGCGGGATCGACACAGAGATCGCGATCGATCGAGTCGTAAGAGAAGATCTGTTTCGAGGTCGCCGAGTAAAAATTCGAAAGATAACGGAAAAGATATGCTCGAGGTTAAGGTCGAACGAGAAGATTCGCCGCAACCGGACAATGCTATACCTCTGATGCCAGTTAAAACCAAGCC GGAAGCTGCAGTAGCAATATCAAGATTGCAAGCCAAGTTGATGAGCATTGCTGAtggaaagaagaagaacaaTCGCACACCGTCACCAGAATCGTTGGAAAAATCAGCAAGGAAATCGCGATCTGGATCGCCGTTGTTCGAACCGAGTCGTTCGAAGAAATCTAAATCGAAGTCACCTAGTCGGGATTCGAAGACACGTCGATCACGATCGCCTGTTTCGAAGTCGAGACGATCTCGTTCCAAGTCGAGATCTAGGAGATCTCGATCTAAATCCCGGAGATCAAAGTCGCGCTCGCAGGACCGTACCAAGTCCAAGCGGAGCAAATCCAAATCGCCGAGATCACGATCACGATCGCGATCCAAGAAGTCTCGATCTAAGAGCGAGGACAGAAGCAAGTCGAGAAAATCGAGGTCCGACTCGAGCGACTCGAGATCCTCCAAGTCCCGCTCGAAGTCTCCGGAGAAACAGAAGGACACTGGAGAGTCCAATAGAAAACGCGACGGTAGTACTAGCAGCAGCTCTGAATCCGAGGAGAAAGATGCGAAGGATAAGAACGACTTCGAGATACGAAAGAAGAAGGATGGCGTGCAAGCTAAAAGATCCTACAGGAAAACCAACAAAGATGATAGTGGCAGTGATAGCGACTCTAGTCGGGAGAGAAAATCCGCTCCTAAGCGAAGAAGTCCTTCGCCGCGTAAGGATAGGGGTCGATCTAAAGACAGAGACAGAAACAGATCACGAGATAGATCACGAGACCGATCGCAAGATAGATCGCGAGATAGATCACGTGAAAGATCACGAGATAGAAACCGAAG GAGATCATTGGACCGGGATCGCGATAGGAGGCGGGAGCGAGAACGcgaaagggagagggaaagggagagattGGACCGATACAGCGGCAGCCGCAGCATGCGACCACCTTCGGTGCGCAGACCGCCTAATAGGCGCAG CAGTCCACCACGCAGAAGTCCGGCGAGATATCGTCGTAGGTCACCGAGCCCCGAGGACAGACGTCGCAGGAGATCGCTGGATCGTCGAAGACGGTCATCGGAGAGACGTGACAGGCGCCGTTCGCCCGATCGACGTGGAAGCCGACGTCGTTCGCCGGACGGACGGGATCGATCGAGCAGGTACGATAGATCTTCCTCACGCGACAGATCGAGTAGGCGGGATCGCTCCAGAGAACGACGGGATAAGGATCGTCGATCTAGATCTAAGGATCGTAGATCGAGATCTAAGGATCAGAGATCATCGGTGGATCGTTCGAGAGACGGGAAGCGGTCTCCCGACCGTGCCAAGGGTACCAAGGATAAGGCAAAGGACAGGAAAGTGGATGAGAAAACTAAAAGACCGCCTGATACAGGATCGCGAAAAGAATTACGAAATGGCCGGTCTAAGTCGAGTAGCTCGGAAAGTAGCGAGAGTAGTTCCTCTAGCAATGAGGACGAATCACTTAG AAAATCAATCGAGCGCAAAACGCCGCAGGagaagcgagaaagagaacgtGAACATACGGATGATGccaagaagaaagagaaagagaaaacggTGAAAGAAGAACCTGCTAAGCGACCggagaaagaaattaagaagATAGAACCTGTTGCTGCGAAAAAGCCCGAGCCCAGTGTTTCCCCCAAGAAACTTCAAGCTACTTCACTACCTGTTACCAGACATAGA TTCTCGAAGAGTTTGTCGCGTACACCTTCGCCGTTCAAGAAGACCGAAGACATTGTGGCAATAGCCAAAATTAAAATGACGATTAA AGAAGACACTAAGGATGAATCACCAATGAAGGttgtagatattaattttactgctGCAGACGCTTTCCCTCTAAAGAAAGATGAAAAGTCTTTGAAAACAACGAAATTAGTAACAGAAGACAAAAAGTCTACTCAAAAGCCGTTGGAACCTCCATCCAAGAAACCTGTAGAAATGGCTaaaaagacaaagagagaaaaacgtGATGGTTCTACAGATAGTGAAGATAGCGATGGTGAag gcaagagaaaagtgaaaaagatagaaaaatcgAAGAAGTCAAAGAAAGCTTCGACGGATGAAGATAAATCTGATAAGAGCAAAGCTGGATCGAGCTCAGACTCTGAGGATGACAGAAAGCATtcagataaaaacaaaaaagctAGAGATACTAGCCGAACCG ATTCAGTGGATGATCGTAATAAAGATAGAAAGGATAGTAGGAAACGCGAGGTTGCTGAGAATGATTCGCGAAAGCGTTCAAGAAAGGAAATAGAGgaagaattgaaaaaatcaaaaagatCACGAAAGGACTCTTCTTCGGGTGAAGAAGAGCAGAAATCTAAAAGAAGTAGAAATGAAGATGATAGATCAAGATCTCGGAAATCAAAGAAAGACTCTAGTTCTGACGAAGAAcctaaaaaagtgaaaaagagGAGGGAGACATCATCAGACGATGAAAAGTCTAAGTCGCGAAAGTCCAGAAAAGATTCGACAAGTGAAGACGAAACTAAATCAAAATCAAAGAAATCTAAACGAGATTCCAGCTCAGAAGATGATGAACTTGGAGATAAAGAttcgaagaagaaaaagaaagttgaCGACAGTTCGGATGACGAAAAGGTGAAAAAGAAGCGTAAGAAAAAGGCAAAAACCAGCACCAGCGAATCGGAG GAAAGCGAAGtcgaagagaagaagaaaaagaaggagaaaaaacaCAAGAAGCACAAGAAGCATAAGAAGCACAGAAAgcacaagaagaagaaggttGCGGATTCAGATGAATCTGAT TGA
- the Srrm1 gene encoding uncharacterized protein Srrm1 isoform X5, which yields MQINLTGFLNGRNARSFMCELWDLLVSAQESVTGIPAAFLQQKKDQIKKKLEEQEKLQASLAEKEKEKEREKEKDDADSKVKKEEKDRGSSKERRRDRSRDRDRDRSKRSRSRDRHRDRDRSSRKRRSVSRSPSKNSKDNGKDMLEVKVEREDSPQPDNAIPLMPVKTKPEAAVAISRLQAKLMSIADGKKKNNRTPSPESLEKSARKSRSGSPLFEPSRSKKSKSKSPSRDSKTRRSRSPVSKSRRSRSKSRSRRSRSKSRRSKSRSQDRTKSKRSKSKSPRSRSRSRSKKSRSKSEDRSKSRKSRSDSSDSRSSKSRSKSPEKQKDTGESNRKRDGSTSSSSESEEKDAKDKNDFEIRKKKDGVQAKRSYRKTNKDDSGSDSDSSRERKSAPKRRSPSPRKDRGRSKDRDRNRSRDRSRDRSQDRSRDRSRERSRDRNRRRSLDRDRDRRRERERERERERERLDRYSGSRSMRPPSVRRPPNRRSSPPRRSPARYRRRSPSPEDRRRRRSLDRRRRSSERRDRRRSPDRRGSRRRSPDGRDRSSRYDRSSSRDRSSRRDRSRERRDKDRRSRSKDRRSRSKDQRSSVDRSRDGKRSPDRAKGTKDKAKDRKVDEKTKRPPDTGSRKELRNGRSKSSSSESSESSSSSNEDESLRKSIERKTPQEKREREREHTDDAKKKEKEKTVKEEPAKRPEKEIKKIEPVAAKKPEPSVSPKKLQATSLPVTRHRFSKSLSRTPSPFKKTEDIVAIAKIKMTIKEDTKDESPMKVVDINFTAADAFPLKKDEKSLKTTKLVTEDKKSTQKPLEPPSKKPVEMAKKTKREKRDGSTDSEDSDGEGKRKVKKIEKSKKSKKASTDEDKSDKSKAGSSSDSEDDRKHSDKNKKARDTSRTDSVDDRNKDRKDSRKREVAENDSRKRSRKEIEEELKKSKRSRKDSSSGEEEQKSKRSRNEDDRSRSRKSKKDSSSDEEPKKVKKRRETSSDDEKSKSRKSRKDSTSEDETKSKSKKSKRDSSSEDDELGDKDSKKKKKVDDSSDDEKVKKKRKKKAKTSTSESEESEVEEKKKKKEKKHKKHKKHKKHRKHKKKKVADSDESDVSEGNTEELEKKLREKALKSMKKGHSIERSD from the exons ATGCAGATCAACCTGACAGGCTTTCTCAACGGTAGGAATGCCCGTTCTTTCATGTGTGAATTATGGGACCTTTTGGTCTCTGCTCAAGAAAGTGTTACGGGCATTCCCGCGGCATTCTTGCAACAAAAAAaggatcaaattaaaaaaaaattg GAAGAGCAAGAGAAGCTTCAAGCATCGTTggcggagaaagagaaagaaaaggagcgTGAAAAGGAAAAGGATGACGCTGATAGTAAAGtgaagaaggaagagaaagatagaggCTCATCGAAGGAGCGTAGAAGAGATCGAAGTAGGGATCGTGATAGAGACAG gaGCAAAAGGAGTAGATCGCGGGATCGACACAGAGATCGCGATCGATCGAGTCGTAAGAGAAGATCTGTTTCGAGGTCGCCGAGTAAAAATTCGAAAGATAACGGAAAAGATATGCTCGAGGTTAAGGTCGAACGAGAAGATTCGCCGCAACCGGACAATGCTATACCTCTGATGCCAGTTAAAACCAAGCC GGAAGCTGCAGTAGCAATATCAAGATTGCAAGCCAAGTTGATGAGCATTGCTGAtggaaagaagaagaacaaTCGCACACCGTCACCAGAATCGTTGGAAAAATCAGCAAGGAAATCGCGATCTGGATCGCCGTTGTTCGAACCGAGTCGTTCGAAGAAATCTAAATCGAAGTCACCTAGTCGGGATTCGAAGACACGTCGATCACGATCGCCTGTTTCGAAGTCGAGACGATCTCGTTCCAAGTCGAGATCTAGGAGATCTCGATCTAAATCCCGGAGATCAAAGTCGCGCTCGCAGGACCGTACCAAGTCCAAGCGGAGCAAATCCAAATCGCCGAGATCACGATCACGATCGCGATCCAAGAAGTCTCGATCTAAGAGCGAGGACAGAAGCAAGTCGAGAAAATCGAGGTCCGACTCGAGCGACTCGAGATCCTCCAAGTCCCGCTCGAAGTCTCCGGAGAAACAGAAGGACACTGGAGAGTCCAATAGAAAACGCGACGGTAGTACTAGCAGCAGCTCTGAATCCGAGGAGAAAGATGCGAAGGATAAGAACGACTTCGAGATACGAAAGAAGAAGGATGGCGTGCAAGCTAAAAGATCCTACAGGAAAACCAACAAAGATGATAGTGGCAGTGATAGCGACTCTAGTCGGGAGAGAAAATCCGCTCCTAAGCGAAGAAGTCCTTCGCCGCGTAAGGATAGGGGTCGATCTAAAGACAGAGACAGAAACAGATCACGAGATAGATCACGAGACCGATCGCAAGATAGATCGCGAGATAGATCACGTGAAAGATCACGAGATAGAAACCGAAG GAGATCATTGGACCGGGATCGCGATAGGAGGCGGGAGCGAGAACGcgaaagggagagggaaagggagagattGGACCGATACAGCGGCAGCCGCAGCATGCGACCACCTTCGGTGCGCAGACCGCCTAATAGGCGCAG CAGTCCACCACGCAGAAGTCCGGCGAGATATCGTCGTAGGTCACCGAGCCCCGAGGACAGACGTCGCAGGAGATCGCTGGATCGTCGAAGACGGTCATCGGAGAGACGTGACAGGCGCCGTTCGCCCGATCGACGTGGAAGCCGACGTCGTTCGCCGGACGGACGGGATCGATCGAGCAGGTACGATAGATCTTCCTCACGCGACAGATCGAGTAGGCGGGATCGCTCCAGAGAACGACGGGATAAGGATCGTCGATCTAGATCTAAGGATCGTAGATCGAGATCTAAGGATCAGAGATCATCGGTGGATCGTTCGAGAGACGGGAAGCGGTCTCCCGACCGTGCCAAGGGTACCAAGGATAAGGCAAAGGACAGGAAAGTGGATGAGAAAACTAAAAGACCGCCTGATACAGGATCGCGAAAAGAATTACGAAATGGCCGGTCTAAGTCGAGTAGCTCGGAAAGTAGCGAGAGTAGTTCCTCTAGCAATGAGGACGAATCACTTAG AAAATCAATCGAGCGCAAAACGCCGCAGGagaagcgagaaagagaacgtGAACATACGGATGATGccaagaagaaagagaaagagaaaacggTGAAAGAAGAACCTGCTAAGCGACCggagaaagaaattaagaagATAGAACCTGTTGCTGCGAAAAAGCCCGAGCCCAGTGTTTCCCCCAAGAAACTTCAAGCTACTTCACTACCTGTTACCAGACATAGA TTCTCGAAGAGTTTGTCGCGTACACCTTCGCCGTTCAAGAAGACCGAAGACATTGTGGCAATAGCCAAAATTAAAATGACGATTAA AGAAGACACTAAGGATGAATCACCAATGAAGGttgtagatattaattttactgctGCAGACGCTTTCCCTCTAAAGAAAGATGAAAAGTCTTTGAAAACAACGAAATTAGTAACAGAAGACAAAAAGTCTACTCAAAAGCCGTTGGAACCTCCATCCAAGAAACCTGTAGAAATGGCTaaaaagacaaagagagaaaaacgtGATGGTTCTACAGATAGTGAAGATAGCGATGGTGAag gcaagagaaaagtgaaaaagatagaaaaatcgAAGAAGTCAAAGAAAGCTTCGACGGATGAAGATAAATCTGATAAGAGCAAAGCTGGATCGAGCTCAGACTCTGAGGATGACAGAAAGCATtcagataaaaacaaaaaagctAGAGATACTAGCCGAACCG ATTCAGTGGATGATCGTAATAAAGATAGAAAGGATAGTAGGAAACGCGAGGTTGCTGAGAATGATTCGCGAAAGCGTTCAAGAAAGGAAATAGAGgaagaattgaaaaaatcaaaaagatCACGAAAGGACTCTTCTTCGGGTGAAGAAGAGCAGAAATCTAAAAGAAGTAGAAATGAAGATGATAGATCAAGATCTCGGAAATCAAAGAAAGACTCTAGTTCTGACGAAGAAcctaaaaaagtgaaaaagagGAGGGAGACATCATCAGACGATGAAAAGTCTAAGTCGCGAAAGTCCAGAAAAGATTCGACAAGTGAAGACGAAACTAAATCAAAATCAAAGAAATCTAAACGAGATTCCAGCTCAGAAGATGATGAACTTGGAGATAAAGAttcgaagaagaaaaagaaagttgaCGACAGTTCGGATGACGAAAAGGTGAAAAAGAAGCGTAAGAAAAAGGCAAAAACCAGCACCAGCGAATCGGAG GAAAGCGAAGtcgaagagaagaagaaaaagaaggagaaaaaacaCAAGAAGCACAAGAAGCATAAGAAGCACAGAAAgcacaagaagaagaaggttGCGGATTCAGATGAATCTGATGTAAGTGAAGGTAATACGGAAGAACTGGAAAAGAAACTTCGGGAAAAGGCATTAAAGTCTATGAAAAAGGGACATAGCATTGAACGAAGTGATTGA